In a genomic window of Cynocephalus volans isolate mCynVol1 chromosome 1, mCynVol1.pri, whole genome shotgun sequence:
- the SMIM26 gene encoding small integral membrane protein 26 has product MRPERAALWYRRMSVVYAFGAWSALGAVYYLSRKKSEPPGDKVERKDVSTNEITEPPKGFYVETVVTYKEDFVPITDKILNYLKSWTGGPGPES; this is encoded by the exons ATGCGGCCCGAGCGGGCAGCGTTGTGGTACCGGCGGATGTCAGTGGTCTACGCATTTGGCGCCTGGTCCGCGTTGGGCGCCGTGTATTACCTCAGCCGGAAGAAGAGCGAGCCGCCAG gtgacaAAGTAGAGCGAAAGGATGTCTCAACAAATGAAATAACTGAGCCCCCCAAAGGGTTTTATGTGGAAACGGTTGTCACATATAAAGAAGATTTTGTTCCAATTACTGACAAGATCCTTAACTATTTGAAATCATGGACTGGTGGCCCTGGTCCAGAATCGTGA